In the Telopea speciosissima isolate NSW1024214 ecotype Mountain lineage chromosome 6, Tspe_v1, whole genome shotgun sequence genome, ATCTAATGGCCCACAAGTGGTTGTCCCTGATGAGGTCCCTATGTTTGCAgcagggttgaagaagaaagaaaaatgtccAAGTGGTAGACGGAAGAAGAACAGGatagaaaaacaaggaaaaaaaaggaaaagaactgAGACAAGAAACACTCAAGTGTCACAAGAAATTCATTCAGCTCCTGCCAGAACCAGTGGTACATTTTCAATGTCGAATGTACCAGATTACCTTCAACAGATGGATGACAATATTAGCTTCACTTCACTGTTAACGGTATTTCGTTTAATGATTCacattttcctatttttttaatgtactGGATTAACTTTCAATGATTCAGACAttgaatttaatatttttttttcattcttgtaTTTGTGCAGGGAGGAACCTCTATGTATGATCTTTCCTTAGCTGTATCATCTCAACCATCAACAAACCTAAACCTGCACAATTTCCAAGAACAAGATTAAACAGCTTATGGGTTCCTCTTAGATGTGGATAGATTATAGAGGATAATGGTGAAGTTGTAGTCTTGAGTTGGGTTAGGTTGTTTTGTCTATGGTTGAATTGCatagtatttttcttttctttcctttgctgAAATTCTGAAAATACATTACTCCTATCCATCTTACACCCCTTCCCCCCTCTTAAAATACATTACTTTTGGCAtatcttttgtctcatccaccaaaacaatatctaAATTATTTTTACCTGTGTGTTATTTGTGGAATTCAGATACCATGGTTAGTTTTTtcatatgttttattttctttgtatcTCAGTCTCTCTTTTTCAGAACACAGGTTAGAGTGGAATGCTCTTTCATCATAATGTAGaggtatgtttatttatttgtatctcggtctctcttttttgtttgtatGTTCAGAtctaacatattttttttacagGTTGAGGCCTTAGCTCAAAATGGAAGAGCACCTGGGAATTATTTCCTAGGTTAtgatggttcgaatccatcaggTCTCAAGGATTGTAGCTTGTGAAGTTGGGTTTTGTTCAAtctttctttaattatgtcctcttttttttcccttacttTAGGTGGGGGTGTATATGCTCTTAATTGTTGTTGTCTCTGTACTTGTTATGTCCTCAAATAGAGCTAATTGGAGGGaaaggattcatgtagctggccccatttagttgggatattGCTGAAATGTTGTTGTTGTCAGAATTTTTGGTGGTGGGACTTATTGAGTTGGAATTTGTTGCTTAGTTTGGAAGCATTTTATTTTTCACATTAGAGAAGCAGAACTACTGAGCTGTTGGACTGTTTATTATTATTGCTATGCATTCTGCACTGATTTTGAGTGATAGTTAATCTCAACAGTTGTAGGAAATCTATGAGTAGAGAAGATTCgaaaattataaatttaatcTGAGATAGAACATAGATGGTAGGTCAGCGCACAAGACAGAAGAAAAGGACATACCTTCTGCTAACCTTGGAATTTGATTGCATTTCTATATATGGGGTTGTGGAAAAAGTGAAGTGGCTAAGCTGTTGACAGTTTCAAAGTACTGGCATCACAGAGTGTTTAAACACATTTGCATGCTACTTTACATTTTTTAGATAAGATTTGATTTAAAGGACACTTTGTGAAGGGTAGTATTTCAGTTGTCTATTTGCTAAgttaactaatttttttttctttcttatttctaaCTTCCTAGTGGTTGGATGTttcaaatatgttttttttccttctcctctgACTTGAAACAACTAAAATGTGGCATGTGAATAGGGTTTAAGCCCATGCCCATCTCTGCAAAATCAGggatgtgtgtgtgtttgtgtgtgtgtgagagagagagagagagagagagtcataaGTTTTCCAGATCTTTAACCACTGTCATCTATATAAAGAACACATGTCCGCTACCATTCCCATCTCTATGTGAATGAAGAATCCTCCCTCCCCAACAGtgtactcttttttttctccccccctccctcagGGCAGCTTGCCatgtccttctcttttcctcatatgaAGAAAGGCTTCTCCCTTCCAAGAATGCAGATCAGTTTCTTCTGTGTGATGGGTTTTGATTCTACTCCTGCCCCCTTTTCTTTAGTCTCATTCTCTTGTTCTTGGGAAGCAAAATATATGTTCATGTGTGGAGGTGTTTGTGGCTGTATTTACATTCAAGCAAGGCATTTGAAATTTAATGTTCCACTTTTTCTGAATATGTTTGCATGAATCTATTTTTGGGTATATTTATTAAGGGTCTTCTATTCtatattttaattcaaatttgaacCTCAATGGCTGAATTTTCAGCCATGTTTTTCAATTGAGGTTCTGTACTCGATTTGGAACTTCTTCCGGATTTTCTGTGCGCAAACTCCAAACCACAATGCTCAGATTAGCTAAAATCGTGGTGTGTGCTCTGGTGTTGTTTGTAGTGATGTAAATATCATTTGAATCTCCTTTAGTAGTAACCTGAttcatttattttcattttccagTTTGCTGCACTTTGTTCTTGTTGTGTGTTGGAAATGTGGAAACTTATATGTTGGGAACAATGTATGAATCCCGATGGATTCGAACCATCGTCCGGGTAATTCCAGTGCTCTACCATTTTGAGCTAAGGATTCacctaaaaaaatacatgttAAAACAATGCTGATGAAGTAATTTAAACACATTTGCAAGGCATAACATTTGCTACTGCCTAAGTTCCCAAATCAATGAATTTGAAAGGAGACTAGCTCCTACAGCTTCTTGTGTAGATAAGAAGACAAGTGATCCAAAGTTTCAGAGTGAGAGACCAAAGAGGATATTGCATAGCCAACCCTCCGTTCCTAAAACTAGATTCATCTTCATTTGAAGAATCAAATGTGCTGATGTCCTTCCTCCTCAATTCCCACTATTCTTGAAACTTCGCTTGTGACTCATTGTGGGAAGGCAAATTCTCATCAATCTTACAGCTTTTCTATCTTAAATTACTGAAAAATGAACCAAAACCCAGATGTCCTGAAATACAAGTACACGATACATTCAACCTCCAGGAGACTCTGACAGGAGATAATTAGATCGCTTGAAAGAGGGAAACCAGTGGATCAAGAAAGTAGAATATGAACAGTTCCTTGAACACATTGTGATAGGAAAGGTGAACTATAAATTGCAatggattttcttcttcctacaaACTATATGTGAACATAAGAATTAGGCTAAAATTCAATCAATTCACAACCAATTTGTTCAGCAAAAAGAATCAATTTGAAGAGTCAAAACatttggaaggaaaattttagccagacaaaaatcaagttttgcaATAACTATTTACAACATACAAAACCCCTCCCTCCTCCAGTGCCAATCCAtcatccccaaaaaggaaaaaaaaaaaaaaaaaaaaaaaaaaaaacaaagaacaagaaggggaaaaaacttACAGATTTCAATTTCTAAATCAGATAAAGAAGCTAATATATTAAGACTACCCCCTCATCAATATCAAAGACATAAAGGAGAAAAACTGATAAAACACAGTTTTCTACAAAGAAAGATTATCATAGAACACTAAAGAACTatacaaacaaagaaacaaatacCATATAGGCTCATATTAATTCTTATGGAGTGTCTACATACTAAACTCTGTTTTTTCTGTTGggaaacatataataaacatcACTAGGTGTTATgagtcgagagagagagaaaagagggagggAAATCTTTGTAGAAGCATTCACCCTTTGTAGATGAGAATAAACTTCTATTTGCAGcaaaaagaagaagtagaaattACCTTGTTGCAGAGTCCCACCAACTGTATTGATAGTGAGGTTTAGCGAGCTTCTCTGGAGAGCGAGGTTCTGTACTTCTGCGTCGAGAGAGGAAATAACCGAATGCTGGGactcttagagagagagagagagaggaaagagggagggaaatctttttttccattttaaatccTGATTTTAGGCAACGTGTTGGTACCCATTTCTTTTCAGCTGGGGCGGGTATTCCTCAAACCGGGGGCGGGTATTCCTTAAACCGGGTCTTAATATGGGGTGAGAGCTGAGAAAACAATTAAAAccgttagattttttttttccaggtgtCGATCAGTGAAGGGCGCTCCGCCAGTTCTCCGCCGGATTATgcattgtagaggattttaatccgtAGTTCAAGGATGtggattattaaaaaaaaaaattcacagttccaacttccaacggTGAGCTCGGGAGTTCGACCGATTCGATTGCCGGATTCCGCCATGTCCGACATGAAAGATGGCAACGTTGCTCGTACTGTTCTTAACCAACCAACTCTTCCTTTCGATAACCTTCGTTGCGATCGCAAAAACGGTGACTGGCATTGCTCCGTGCAGAGACTCAACGGTAGAAAGTACTGCGACAAACATAGCCAATTCGAACCTCGTGATAAAGCAAAGTTTTTTTCTAAGCCTTTTAGGTTTTCTAAAAACTCATCTCAAGAAgccgaagaagaagacaaagctGAGGGACTTCGATTGCCGGATTCCGCCATGTCCGACATGGAAGATGGCGACGTTGCTCGTACTGTTCTTAGCTCAGTTCCTCGTCCTCTTGATAACTTTCGCTGCGCTCGCAAAAACGGTTACTTTCATTGCTCTAAGCAGATACTCAACGGTAGAAAGTACTGCGACAAACATATCCAATTCGAATCTCGTGATAAAGCAAAGTCTTTTTCTAAGCCTTTGTTTTCTGAAAACTCATCTCAAGAAgccgaagaagaagacaaagctGAGGGACTGAAGAAAGCTGAGACTCGGGCTTCGGTTGAGGCCgtagaaagggaagaagatgagatgCGTTGCGTTTATCGTTGTTGGAATCCTAGATTAGGGCAACAGATCTTGTGCGAAGTACATTGCAAGTCTGGTCGTCGAACAAAAGGAGATGAGtcgagggttagggtttcagaagACGAGATTAGTTCGTCTTGggaggaagaaaatgaagaggTTAAGTTGGACATTATACCTGAGGATGAGCTTCGTTGCAAGCGAAATGATGGGAAAAATTGGCGGTGCAAGAACTGGAGAATCCAAGATCAGAACTTCTGCCAAGAACATTATCTGGTTAGTTCGTCTAAGTGTAGGGTTTCGGCTTCCAAGAAACGGGAACGGAAGAAGGGAAAGCCAAATCAGAAGGAGAACATGCGAAAGAATAAGGGTTCATCGATGAAGAGAAATCGACAAGAAAGCTGCAGcgatggtgaagaagaagaagtaagtgaagaagagattcaaacaaagaggaagagggagggggTGAAGAAGAGTGAAGTTTCTGAAAAGTTTTATAGACCTGGAAAACATTTTAAGGTTGGAACGGAGTCTGAGAAGAAGATTTTGGCACGCAAGAGAGAAGCTGATACGGTAAATGTGAAGGAatctgaaaaagaagatgagCTCGTTTGTGCGAGCAAGTCAGATTCTGTAGCTAGGGTTAAGAATCGAAGTGGAGAGGAGAATAATGCATGTCAAGGAGAGATTCAATGCGAGAGGAAAATAAGATTGCAAGCCAGGAATCAGGAGGTGCCGAAACCCGATATAATGGTGAAAAGTAAAAAGAGGAATAAGGATGTAAGTCAATTCTCAACTATTAGCACTTCAaaaattcatttgttttttgatgGAATTTGGTTTCAATTCTTGATTTCTTTGGAGGAACAGGGATTAGTTGAGGAGTCCTCCATGTGCCATCAGTGCCAAAGGAGTGATAAAGGAAGAGTTGTTCTCTGCAAGAACTGTAGAAGGAAACGATATTGTATCCGATGCATGCAGAGATGGTTTATTCTTATCTCCTTCTGTTTTTTCCCCACTACTTTAATTTTACTTTTACCTggatttctatttttggttgtttatatCTTAATCTCGAGTTTCTACTTTCGAGCTTGCATCTTTAATTCTTTATGCCCGAGTTCAATCATGCCTAAATTGGTTGTTGCTTGTAAAAATGAAATGGACTTTAGATTTCCTTataatttctaatttatttattcttatgTATGCACTTGAGTGGATTCATTATTTACAATGCTGGATGGTGCAGATGTACTTTTGTTCAGTGGACACAAATGTTCATAATTTTTGTCTACGGTGAGATATGATTAGGAGATGTTAGGACCTTTGGGATCCCAACAGCCTAGGCCCTCTTTCTGTTACTCTGTGATTGTTGATTATGCGGTTCTATTGTCATTGGTGGGGTTGGAGTTTGAGTTAGCTAATCCTTTAGTAGTGTTGCAGTTTGCTGCAATGCTTGGGTTCTTACTTCTTAGTTGGTTGTAATGATGAAACTGTGGCCGTTAAAGCCTTCTCTCAACTAATTggatcagctacatggatcaaTAGTAATATTTCTAGCATCCGTGCTAAAGGTTTGGTTATGTATTTTTATGGTGCTAGCTGCCTACCTGACACACTAACTCTCCTTTATCGGGCTTGGGCCTGGCAGTATATCACTGGCGAACTTCTGGCAGTCAAAGCTATTTACTAATAATATTGTATTGGAATTTTCAGAATTGCAAGGTGGTTCCAGTCCTGAGGACACTTGGAACAGAGCTGCACAAATTCCAGGAAGGAATTAGACTGAAATAATGGGAGAAGAGGATAAATAtcgggcatacccagtgcatgaggctcctgccactgtggggtctggggagggtcataatgtacacagccttacccctgctttgcgggtaggctgtttccagactggAACCTGCGACCACTAGGTcgtaatggagcaaccttaccgttgcgccaaggTCCGCCCTTGGAGAAGAGAATAAATATAGagtaaaaaataggaaaatgatTGTTAACCTTTTGGACTGTTCCTTATTTGTACTTGGAGTGTTCAAACTTTGGAAGAATGTTGCAATAAATTATCTAAACCAGGTCAGAGTGAATCAAATGATGTATATACATCTTAGGAACAGATTTGACCTGATGTAAGCATGGTCGCTAGAAAAGGGTTTCCATTCCTCTGATATGATTGGTGTATCTCCTGAAGGGCCCCAAGTCAAGCTTTTAGAGTTATGCAGATGGGACGAATCCTTGAAACCTATCCACATCCTTGAGACTCTCTGAGCTCAGCCTTGCCAGGTGCTAAAGATGCAATGATGGCTCAAACCTGGCCCTACCTGACCTCATCAAGGGGCCTGCCCCAACCATGCTGGGCCTCGGGTTTAGGTGTCATGCATCACATCCTTTGTGGGGTGGGTCGTCTTCGTTTTAGCAATATTTAGTAGGATTGGTTTTGTAGTGGTGATACTCCAAAGCCTTCCATTTCCATCCCTAGTAGGTGCTTCTTTTTATGGGAATTCTTGTACATGGTGAATCAGATTGAGGCTACTGGTGCAATTGTTGAATTAGTTGGTAACACAATGGAGGGTGAGTGCTGGTTTAAATACTTTTCTTAATTTGTGTGgatggatttatttattttcaattgttGGAGGTGTGCGATAGAGTTTACATCCATGGAGAAGAATCATAAGAAAGAATTGGAGGAATAGAATGAGAAAGTAGAACCATCTTTAAGGAGCtgtgatcatagttgtcatggtgtctaggcgacccaaggcgttggagggggccgGGACGCATGGCGACACCAATAAGTTGACCAAGGCATCCAGGGCGcccacctaggcgaccaaggtgtcCAAGGTGCTTGGACTcctaggtgacaccttgacaactatggctgtGATGAGTTCTAGTAAATCAAAATAAGatttttaagaacaaaaacaggTACAGGACAGAACCACAGTGAACTGGCTTAAGTAGCTAAAGGATAGAGTAAATAGAAGGTTGGATATCCTCCAATTCAGCCAACCGATGGGGCTGAAATTCTGGTGGTTCGAAGGTTGGTCCAAACCTGCTGGTCTAGCATTTAAAATATCACAAAGATCTAAGGGTAAGATAGGAAGTAATGAGAGTGgacagaaattagaaactaaatgaaaacagaaaataggatGTTACTAAAACATGTAGATCTCCCAAGTTCCAGATCCAATGAtgctgcaattctggacaggaTATAGTCCTATTTGGGAGTAACATCAAATACATAATTGGGTTCAATCTGATGGTCAGATGGTCTGAATCTTTAAGAGAAGACTGAGAACACAAGTGGACAGAACTGATATGCAGGAACAGAAACTTAGgaagaagattagtagatcatAGAGAGAATAAAACTAAAACAGCACAAAGAGAATGGACACAAGGAAGGTGGAATCAAACAAGAAAATGGATTCAGTTTACCTTGTTAGACTTCCACAGATTCACCTTGTAGCTTGATTAAACTGAGAacaaaatggagagaagagagggggaaGAGGGGATATGACCTGGCTTCACCATCAAAGCCTATGCGAGGCTTCATCACCACCCAACCGACTTCACCACCTAGGGTTGTTGCTGTTCACCACAGCAGCATGCATCTCACATAGAGAACACAAGTTTCTTCAATAGCCAAAATCTTGGGAGGGTatcccttctcttctatttataaattcCAGCATAAGACATATTAGCTAACTGAGCCCTCCATGCGTGGAAGGGCTTTAGCAGCGTAGAATCTCCTAAGATGCTATTAAAATGATAGAAAATTTACTTTCTAAAAAGGAAACTGAAAACAGAAACTCCTACTTACTAAAGACTTTGTAACTAAGAAtgattacaaaatagaaaccaaatagATCCTTTACTAAGAAACAATCCAACATTATCTTCTAAAAACAATCTCCATGTAATGACCCCAAACCCGTGTAAAAGGTAttgatgcagatctgaagacTTACACccgtaagaagaagaagtccaagTAGCTGTTTAGTCTTTTAGTTTACTgtttttagttccatacttagtttattttgatgtattcgtgtttttaaattgaatcgGGTCCAAGCTGGtccaaccaatggttcaatttaagtgattttagtagatTTCTTTAGTTGCTTTATCTTTCCTTTTTAAGCAATGTAAGTGGGTCCACCCCTCTCCAAGGTTCTTAGAGAGGGAGTGTTGTGTTAGTTAAGTCGGTTAGGGGGATTTTTCCACTCCTAGTCTGAATAGGACATGGCTTTTAGGTCttataaataaaatcaaattcGTGGGTCTCTTCTTTACCTCACAGAATTTTAGAAAAATAACTTCAAGCTGCAGCTCTGCAACTTTGTCTTCCTTGCTGAATATCTGTCTTGTGTTTATCAAGGTTGACGGAATTGGGGTTTGATCTGATTGATACCTTGCGGTGGTAAGTCCCGGTGGTTCGTTTGGTTCTCTTTGCATCTCCATTACTGTTCTACAGTCAAGCATTTTGATCTCAAGGTTTATTCATCACCAACAAGTAAGTCCAAATCCCCAAATGCTAGTTCCcttcttcccccttttttttcccaaGTTCTACATTCATCCCAGCTCAAACCAGCTGCGGGAATCATCCCATATTTTGATCGAGTGCTCCCTTGCCTCATTGGAGAACTCGATCCAATTTGTGGCTGGTTCTGACCAGCTGAACCCTAGAAACCTCACTTTCTCtcttctaaaccctaaccctaatttccctCTATTTCCCAATTTCTTACTGCGATTCTGTCCACACCTCACTGGTTTGCTGAATTCAGTTTATTACATCACTGAAATTAGTAAATCAAAACCTAACATCAACCCTAACCTCCATACCCTAAATCCCATAAAACCCTGTTAACAGAAAAGAATTTAGAGCTCAATGCTTGGATTTATTAATGAAcatccaagcccctttatttataatagaagaagggagagagaagttACATACTTGCCCCCATATAGTTGACTCtacttaaatagtggaaaaatatatataaagacaaaaataccccccacGGTTCACTATTACAAtgttttaacactccccctcaagttggagcataaatatcaaacatgcccaattTGACTAAAATAGGGTGAAAGACTTTCCCACTTaaccccttagtgaacacatcagccaattgatctgcagacttcacaaaaggaacacaaaccAGTCCTTCTTCCAACTTCTGTTTAATaaagtgtctatcaacctccacatgcttggtatgatcatgttgaacaggattgtgagcaatgttaatagcagccttgttgtcacaatacaacatcatggggAGACGGACAGGAGCACTAAGATCTTGCAATAAACCTTTAAGCCACaacaactcacaaatgccttgtgccatagtaTGAAATTCTgtttcagcactagaccttgccaccaCGTTCTATtttttgctacgccaagtgactaGATTTCCGCCTGCAAAGGAGCAATAACCAAATAGACTTTCCAACAAAAGACCTAGCTCGATCAACATCAGTATATGCTTCAACTCGGAGATGGCCATGAGGAgataaaagaattccttttcccgatgctgacttcaaatagcgaagaatatgaagaacaacatccatatgagaggaataaggatcatgcatgaattgacttacCAAACTCACGATAATGGCTATGTCTGGCCGTGTATAAGAGAGGTAAATAAGTTTTCCCACCAGCCGCTGGTAGTGACCTTTATCAActggttcaccctctttttccccGAGCCTTGTAGTAGCCTCCATAGGTGTATccgaagggtgacatcctaacaaccCGGTCTTAGATAATAAATCTAggattgtcacaccccggcccagTTAATAAGGGCATGGTAACCGGATGCCAACTAACACCCAATCAATCCTccaggatcacaagtgcagtactccTATTCACAGTTTTTCATAACACAGTAAATCCAACGCAACAGaagagaataaataataatgataacaACAATAAATAAGGAGATCTGAGTGATAAACTTGATATTTATATAGATTGAAACTTGTATTACACCTATACAATTCTCACAAGAGTAGTACAAGTCAGAAGTATAAACAGCTACTATAAGCTTCACTAtacaaaaataatgtataaacacaaaagaaaatagCTTGCTCTGTCAGACAGGATCATAAGAACACGCATGCATCACACACGCAAGACACATCATGTACTTCAAACTCCTGCACCGCACGACCTTCATCGGTGTGGAAGTTCGAAGTAGCATCAAGTCCAATACCTGGTTTCTCAGAACCAGCCATACCATCTGAAAAAAAGggatccacaggggtgagctccactgggCCTAGCAAGGGAAAACATGCAAGCAgatgcaaatagtccatgatgcatgtcctaAACTAAGCATGCAATTAGCAACAGATTtaggtctcatgaggtttaagtgctactgtagtaggtatgatattctcAGTCTTGGAAACGCAAATCAAACATCGGTCATCTgagaataccactctactacaGTGAAGACCCACCAATTCCGGAATGTACACATCAGACCCCGGCGGACCCTCAAtgctaaccctactgtttgttcccgtTCTGGTATTACTCTTCAAacctgggacagtgaatggcattccggaattACCCTTCACTTcagacctaccacgggttatccaacatctcaccccctgttggtaagggtcgtagcactgggtttATGATAACCTAACCAGTATTCTAACATGGATGACATATGAGGCAGTATATAGTATAGTAAGTAGTTTCCAGCATCATTTGTTAAcacatcaatatatatatatatatcatagtGAAAATTATGCATATGCAGTATGAAATGATAACCTATAACTATGCATTCATCTAATGCAAAAGAAAGCTACAAAACTACATGATTAATCATCCTATATTGAGCATGTCAATGGCAGCCAGCACAAACAACAAATTAAGTGAATAAACACTCtcaaaataaatccaaaaatccCTTACCTAGAATTAAATGATTGTATAAGTCCAAAGATGATACAACTCCACCAAAAACCTCATCGAACAGGAATTTATAGTTCTAACAGGTAGCAAACAATATAAATCAGACACTACATAGACCTAGGAATAAGCCTAACCCATTAAAGATCCAAGCTGGGACTGCAGGGGACAACCGGATTCAGAACTGCCCTGAATCCGGTCGGCCTTAGGGGTCACCTGCTTGAATGTGGTGGGTGAAACAGTGGCTGATTTTTGGGGTTAAACACATAGATCTTGCCATGCATggaaccccaacacccaaattaGCTTAGGTAAACCCTAGGGTACTGCCATGGGGTCATTTTGACCCAATTGCATGTATGATCAATCCATGGGTCCCAATCATAGGAGGTAATGAAAGGATTCTTGAAACCCATATGAACATGGCAGATCAACATAGAAAAAGAGCAATTGGTGCACAAGGGATTGAAGGTGATGCCCAATGTGTTGGATTAACCcaattgagttagggtttagggtctTTATAGGTCAACCTACCTAATTATAAGAAGGTTGGGCTGATTGAGCCATAAGCTCaaaggaaatcaaagaagaagagaggaatagGAATTTCAGAATTTGGAAGGCCCACCTACCTTGTGTTTGCTGTGTAGAAGGTAGTAGCATCCACCAATGATCCTCTCCCAAGCTCCCTTGCCAAAGATTCACAAACCGTagattctttcttcctttctcatctttctcttctttttcttcttctatccctTAGAGCAGAAAATGAAATTGCCTTAGGTTGGAAATGAACCTCAAAAGCTAAGGGTAGCTTATATATGAGGGGATAATTAAAGGCTGTTTGGTTCAGCCTtatgaaaatcagtttttagaATTAGTTTTTGTAAACTGATTAAACCAGAATTTACAGCCTAAAGTCCTATGTTTAAGTCACAGGTTAGACATAACAAGACATAATTGAGGCCCCGGGCATGTTGACACACAGGCAGCCCCGAACTACAGGggttgtgggtcccacaagaggAAATTTACGTTTCAGCCCCTATTACATTATTAAAACTTCAGTCCTATATGTAAAAACAATTGCTTACCTAAACCTGGCCTATGAAATTATGAGGTTCTGCATATGCTCAATCCAGCATGTTTGACATATGAAGCTGATGTGCTGGGATCCGGCAGGATCTTCGGATTCAATGATGGCTAACTGTGTTGGCTCGctagaatcctccataggtgagtCAACGGATTGATCCGAATCAACAACCGATGCAGCCCACAACATAGAGGCAAACATGGAtactgaaccagaacctgaaaccaTACAAGTTAAAAAAGGTTCAAATTAGAGGTGGGTCTCACAAGGATAtgcttcctttgagaaagaaagatgccctttgaagattgGGCAACCTCTTGTTAGAGTTGTTATAATATTTGGTATGTAAGGGTAGTTCATACTTCTTATttatgactaagttgtatttcttccttttctcctagGAGGCATATCTTATTATAATAGAATCACATGAACTAAGTTGTAAATAACGGTATCTTCCATTGGTTGAAGTCGACTAGGTGTTTTTCTCTCCCTACttcttggaaccctagaaaggtagaggggttccattagaggctatAGTATGTAAAATACCATACATTCGACATTCTTTGGTACCTTTTCCTTCAAACCAACGATAATGGAGGGAGATTCCCAGCTCACGAAGTGCATTGGAAGCCCTAGAAGCTGGACAGAGCATTACCGCCAGCCTGTAGAGTGTTCGctgct is a window encoding:
- the LOC122665822 gene encoding uncharacterized protein LOC122665822, yielding MSDMKDGNVARTDLRCDRKNGDWHCSVQRLNGRKYCDKHSQFEPRDKAKFFSENSSQEAEEEDKAEGLKKAETRASVEAVEREEDEMRCVYRCWNPRLGQQILCEVHCKSGRRTKGDESRVRVSEDEISSSWEEENEEVKLDIIPEDELRCKRNDGKNWRCKNWRIQDQNFCQEHYLVSSSKCRVSASKKRERKKGKPNQKENMRKNKGSSMKRNRQESCSDGEEEEVSEEGKAEEEEAPGCPNGSVG